In Gemmatimonadota bacterium, a single genomic region encodes these proteins:
- a CDS encoding aminotransferase class V-fold PLP-dependent enzyme has protein sequence MSDHEGTIKIDSRIQDSEKIRNLSRRGFIGSVMAGAAGVAGASALLSPVQDAEAAPVPDLPDAAPGGAAADDEPYWEKVAAQFMLRDNVIYMNSGTRGLSPVSVHKAQVEAIEAVNSDPNMCWSTYSFAGMDEIRRKMAVYIGSEVDEIAFTNSTTDGMGLGFMGLELNRGDEILTTNYDYGWVKNMMAFRAKRDGLEFKMVDISDPSFRTPDDPQKVVDAVAAGITPKTRFLTICHINYTDGFVMPVKEICEIARDRGIITLIDGAQPPGMMKMDMMDLGCDMYAGAGHKYMLAAQHTGFLFVRNDMVDRVHPLVYTGSMNPEWAITGARKLEQRGSSSYSDRVSIGASLDFHNKLGVEAIEARLRYLSQRLSQGLKAIDGVTVYASDDPRMSCALVSFSVKDLDPSFIVGRLWYRSPNIYIRTVGAAGGFRGVRATLHVMDTAEHVDTLIDRIERLTRA, from the coding sequence ATGTCTGACCACGAAGGCACGATCAAAATCGATTCCCGTATACAGGACTCCGAGAAGATCCGGAACCTGTCCCGCCGCGGATTCATCGGCAGCGTGATGGCCGGCGCGGCCGGGGTGGCCGGCGCATCGGCCCTGTTGTCCCCGGTCCAGGATGCGGAAGCGGCGCCAGTGCCCGACCTGCCCGATGCGGCGCCCGGCGGCGCGGCCGCCGATGACGAACCCTACTGGGAGAAAGTGGCGGCCCAGTTCATGCTGCGCGATAATGTCATCTACATGAACTCCGGTACACGCGGCCTATCGCCGGTGAGTGTGCACAAAGCGCAGGTGGAAGCCATCGAAGCGGTTAATTCCGATCCCAACATGTGCTGGTCGACCTATAGTTTCGCCGGCATGGACGAGATTCGGCGGAAGATGGCCGTGTACATCGGTTCGGAGGTCGATGAAATCGCCTTTACGAACAGCACTACCGACGGGATGGGGCTCGGTTTCATGGGACTGGAATTGAACCGGGGCGACGAAATCCTGACCACGAACTACGATTACGGCTGGGTGAAGAACATGATGGCCTTCCGTGCGAAGCGGGACGGACTGGAGTTCAAGATGGTGGACATATCGGATCCGAGCTTCCGTACGCCGGATGATCCGCAGAAGGTCGTCGATGCCGTGGCGGCCGGGATCACGCCGAAGACCAGGTTCCTTACCATCTGCCACATCAATTATACCGACGGCTTCGTCATGCCGGTTAAGGAGATCTGTGAGATTGCCCGAGACCGCGGGATCATCACCCTGATCGACGGCGCCCAGCCGCCGGGCATGATGAAGATGGACATGATGGACCTGGGATGCGACATGTACGCGGGGGCGGGCCACAAGTACATGCTGGCCGCTCAGCACACCGGTTTCCTGTTCGTCCGGAACGACATGGTGGACCGTGTACATCCCCTGGTTTACACGGGTTCGATGAACCCGGAATGGGCCATCACGGGAGCCCGTAAGCTCGAACAGCGTGGTTCTTCTAGCTATTCGGACCGGGTCTCCATCGGCGCGTCACTGGATTTTCACAACAAACTCGGGGTCGAAGCCATCGAAGCCCGGCTCCGTTACCTGTCCCAACGCCTGAGCCAGGGCCTGAAAGCCATCGACGGCGTCACCGTCTACGCATCCGATGATCCCAGGATGTCCTGTGCGCTCGTATCCTTCTCCGTCAAGGACCTCGATCCTTCGTTCATCGTCGGGCGCCTCTGGTACCGCAGCCCGAACATCTACATCCGTACCGTCGGCGCCGCGGGCGGTTTCAGGGGAGTCCGCGCCACGTTGCACGTCATGGACACGGCCGAGCACGTAGATACCTTGATCGATAGGATCGAACGGCTTACGCGGGCCTGA